A window of Thermococcus aggregans contains these coding sequences:
- a CDS encoding DUF402 domain-containing protein, which translates to MSTNSEVSVRIRGIYSTALTKLLLDEGFKISQPSPKIAERLGIEKVYDEFDVDIQDKKDSHGVILVGTKVEEVKKVFEEKFLDVFFRKMPYQLYGIYKGIVVKKDERYVYVDIGSAIGTLLIEEFPDAVEGDEVLVQVKKNNLLPHLSVLLTIPGDYAVLIPKPVGTQRHVKISRKIRDQSERERLRILGLSVDLGEWGVLWRTAAAYKEWNVLRDELIKLSKIAEKLKEVEKYSAPVQIVEGRDIYEVEFGGAAKAKLDDIRNAATPTIEGHHKFKAYDPEFGFAVEIAEGILSKIPSQRRKVSEGFLEALTNNKGPKKGWLFRLEHVKPDGQIIKIGPGEVVEVSLNPLKVKIRRNLKPGRFYDGLDLPIEAGDYSITEIEEGKWWFKHSYYDREGNLKGEYYNICTPVEIYPDRARYVDLELDIVKWPDGKKEIIDKDELKRHYEDGVISEKLYKAIVRLTQELFEKI; encoded by the coding sequence AGGTTTCGGTGAGGATTAGAGGGATATACAGCACTGCCTTGACAAAGCTGCTCCTTGACGAGGGCTTTAAGATAAGCCAGCCAAGTCCAAAGATCGCTGAAAGGCTAGGCATTGAAAAAGTCTATGACGAGTTCGATGTGGATATACAAGATAAAAAAGACTCCCATGGTGTTATACTAGTTGGAACAAAAGTGGAAGAAGTCAAAAAGGTTTTTGAAGAGAAGTTTTTGGATGTTTTCTTTAGAAAGATGCCTTACCAGCTTTATGGAATATACAAAGGTATTGTTGTTAAAAAGGATGAAAGGTATGTGTATGTGGATATAGGGAGTGCAATAGGAACACTGCTAATTGAAGAATTCCCTGATGCTGTTGAAGGAGACGAAGTGCTTGTTCAGGTCAAAAAGAACAACCTCCTCCCCCATTTGAGCGTCTTACTTACTATACCCGGCGATTATGCAGTGCTTATCCCAAAACCCGTTGGGACACAGAGGCATGTGAAAATCTCAAGGAAAATTAGGGATCAGTCAGAGAGGGAAAGGCTTAGGATACTTGGACTAAGTGTTGATCTTGGTGAATGGGGAGTTTTGTGGAGAACTGCAGCTGCATATAAAGAATGGAATGTTCTTAGAGATGAGCTAATAAAGCTTTCAAAGATTGCCGAAAAGCTGAAAGAGGTAGAAAAATACTCTGCTCCTGTCCAAATAGTCGAGGGCAGAGATATCTATGAAGTTGAATTTGGTGGCGCGGCAAAGGCAAAGCTTGATGACATAAGAAATGCTGCAACTCCCACAATAGAGGGACATCACAAGTTTAAGGCATATGATCCCGAATTTGGATTTGCCGTTGAAATTGCGGAGGGAATTTTAAGTAAAATCCCCTCTCAGAGAAGAAAAGTTAGCGAAGGCTTTTTAGAGGCGTTAACTAATAACAAAGGGCCAAAGAAAGGATGGCTTTTTAGACTTGAACACGTCAAGCCAGATGGCCAAATAATCAAAATAGGCCCAGGAGAAGTTGTTGAGGTTTCCTTAAATCCGCTAAAGGTGAAGATTAGAAGAAATCTGAAGCCCGGTAGATTCTACGATGGCTTGGACTTACCAATAGAGGCCGGCGATTACTCAATAACAGAGATTGAAGAAGGAAAATGGTGGTTTAAACACAGCTATTACGATAGAGAGGGCAATTTGAAGGGAGAGTACTACAACATATGCACTCCTGTTGAGATATACCCGGATAGGGCAAGATACGTTGATTTAGAGCTTGATATCGTAAAGTGGCCCGATGGAAAGAAGGAGATTATAGACAAAGATGAGCTCAAGAGGCACTACGAGGATGGAGTTATAAGCGAAAAGCTATACAAGGCTATAGTAAGACTAACTCAGGAGCTTTTTGAGAAGATTTAA
- the radB gene encoding DNA repair and recombination protein RadB — translation MLTTGSKSLDELLGGGIGRGVLTQIYGAFATGKTTLAMQVGLLNDGKVAYIDTEGGFSPERLATMAETRGLDKERTLQKFLVFESFDFKEQKKTISSLKKIVNEKFSLIVVDSITNHYRIEENKSAVTTDLGKQLQILLWLARKYNLGVIIINQVYFDSKHNVLKPIAEHTLGYKCKDILRLEKLRNGFRIAVLERHRLKPEGGIVYFKITDKGIEDVEKIKSSQKAPELVLL, via the coding sequence ATGCTGACCACCGGCAGTAAGAGCTTAGACGAATTACTTGGTGGGGGAATAGGTAGAGGAGTATTAACCCAGATATATGGCGCATTTGCTACCGGAAAAACCACCTTAGCAATGCAAGTGGGTCTTTTAAATGACGGAAAAGTCGCGTATATAGATACTGAAGGAGGGTTCTCTCCCGAGAGATTGGCCACTATGGCAGAGACAAGAGGATTGGATAAAGAAAGAACACTACAGAAATTTCTAGTGTTTGAATCGTTCGATTTCAAAGAGCAGAAGAAAACAATTTCAAGTCTTAAAAAGATCGTAAACGAAAAATTCTCCCTGATTGTTGTGGACTCAATAACCAACCATTACAGGATAGAGGAAAACAAAAGTGCAGTTACTACAGATCTCGGAAAACAACTCCAGATCCTGCTTTGGCTTGCGAGGAAGTATAATCTAGGGGTCATTATCATAAATCAGGTTTATTTTGACTCAAAGCACAACGTCCTAAAACCAATAGCAGAGCATACGCTGGGATATAAATGCAAGGACATCCTCAGATTGGAAAAGCTAAGAAATGGTTTTAGAATCGCAGTTTTAGAACGGCATAGGCTCAAACCAGAGGGGGGCATTGTTTACTTTAAAATAACGGATAAAGGGATAGAGGATGTGGAAAAAATTAAATCTTCTCAAAAAGCTCCTGAGTTAGTCTTACTATAG
- a CDS encoding MBL fold metallo-hydrolase, whose protein sequence is MKIIWYGHACFWIEINGVKILIDPYEYVNDDAIDGIDYILVTHEHIDHYGKTPLLARLRDATVIGPKPVYLMAISDGITKVMEIEGGQEIELENGVKVRAIFVEHPSSQYPLGYTISNERKTLFHPGDTYYSPIFKNFRGKIDILFVPISGRSTANVREAANIVEVIRPKIVIPMHYGVYSEGNAEELIKELRERRIWVLVKVPEVEKPFEV, encoded by the coding sequence ATGAAGATTATTTGGTATGGTCATGCGTGTTTTTGGATTGAAATAAATGGCGTGAAAATTCTGATAGATCCCTATGAATATGTCAACGATGATGCCATAGATGGCATCGACTACATATTAGTTACCCATGAACACATCGACCACTACGGCAAAACACCCCTTCTGGCGAGACTTAGGGACGCTACCGTTATAGGACCAAAGCCCGTTTATCTTATGGCAATAAGCGATGGAATAACTAAAGTCATGGAAATAGAGGGAGGTCAGGAGATAGAGCTTGAGAACGGGGTTAAAGTGAGGGCAATATTCGTGGAGCATCCCTCAAGTCAGTACCCGTTGGGATACACTATTTCCAATGAACGAAAGACACTTTTCCATCCTGGGGATACATATTACAGCCCAATTTTCAAGAATTTCCGGGGAAAGATAGATATCCTCTTCGTGCCAATAAGCGGAAGATCCACCGCGAACGTGAGGGAAGCAGCAAACATAGTTGAAGTAATTCGGCCGAAAATAGTAATACCGATGCACTACGGGGTTTACAGCGAGGGGAATGCTGAGGAGCTCATTAAAGAACTCAGAGAGAGAAGAATATGGGTTCTTGTAAAAGTTCCTGAAGTTGAAAAGCCCTTTGAAGTATAG
- a CDS encoding ASCH domain-containing protein has product MKGLIVKEPFASWIVEGKKEWEIRKSSTKIRGEVYIINRGFAIGKAELVDVLGPFTPEELKDYKEKHMAEYDFLKEYSNGKKLYAWVFKNPVKFEKPLEVIMPKGAQIWVNIRGFKE; this is encoded by the coding sequence ATGAAGGGATTAATAGTCAAAGAACCATTTGCTTCATGGATTGTGGAAGGGAAGAAAGAATGGGAGATTAGAAAAAGCTCCACCAAGATTAGAGGAGAAGTTTACATTATAAACAGAGGTTTTGCAATAGGAAAAGCTGAACTTGTAGATGTTTTGGGTCCCTTCACACCCGAGGAATTAAAAGATTATAAGGAAAAGCACATGGCCGAGTATGACTTCTTGAAGGAATATTCAAACGGCAAAAAGCTCTACGCGTGGGTCTTTAAAAATCCGGTAAAATTTGAGAAACCCTTGGAAGTTATAATGCCCAAAGGTGCTCAGATATGGGTTAACATTAGGGGGTTTAAAGAGTGA
- a CDS encoding DUF1614 domain-containing protein encodes MRKYFFLPLTLPFLILLVLLLPLIFILFASTITLAFQKLGLPLPVAFTLFWASLIGSFINIPIKEIRSYGPIVRVAKVSFFGITYPVPYVDWGEQKTVISVNVGGALVPISVVSYEILRLIILEQNDLLIRVAIAILISTIISKAFSRPVKGLGIAIPTFIPPLVAALLALTIGAPNRPLVAYTSGTMGVLIGADLLNWDKLKDLGAPMVSIGGAGTFDGIFLAGIIAVLLV; translated from the coding sequence GTGAGGAAATACTTTTTTCTCCCTCTGACATTGCCCTTCTTGATTCTCTTAGTCCTTCTGCTGCCGCTCATCTTCATACTCTTTGCGAGTACAATAACTCTGGCATTTCAAAAGCTGGGCCTTCCCCTTCCGGTTGCTTTTACGTTGTTCTGGGCGTCATTAATAGGAAGCTTCATCAACATTCCGATTAAGGAAATTAGAAGCTATGGGCCGATTGTCAGGGTTGCCAAAGTGTCGTTTTTTGGCATCACTTATCCCGTTCCATATGTTGACTGGGGTGAGCAAAAAACGGTAATCAGTGTTAACGTTGGAGGGGCCCTTGTTCCAATTAGCGTGGTCTCTTATGAGATATTGAGGCTTATAATTCTTGAGCAGAATGACCTTTTGATTAGAGTGGCTATCGCCATTCTTATCTCAACGATAATCAGCAAGGCTTTTTCAAGACCTGTGAAAGGATTAGGCATAGCAATCCCGACTTTTATTCCTCCATTGGTTGCTGCTCTCTTAGCTCTTACTATAGGAGCTCCAAATAGGCCTCTAGTGGCATATACGAGCGGTACAATGGGCGTTCTCATAGGGGCTGATCTGTTGAACTGGGACAAACTTAAGGATCTCGGAGCGCCAATGGTTAGCATAGGTGGTGCTGGCACTTTTGATGGTATTTTTCTTGCTGGAATCATAGCGGTCTTGCTGGTATGA
- a CDS encoding ribose-phosphate diphosphokinase, with the protein MKIVLGNGAYHMAEEVKMKAGNYNKEVLDVEIKKFPDGEKYVRVLGEGKEAIVVQSTFNPQDERLIELLLLGDALRERGFEHLKAVVPYLAYSRQDRVTKDGEPISVRAVMKALGLYYDELYVFDLHNPETLKYFPGKSVNLSPARAIAEYFKEKLGDGLVLAPDKGALERAKAVAELLNLEFSYFEKKRISPREVQMTPVEVDVKGKNVLIVDDIISTGGTMIKAANILREMGAGKIFVVATHGVFAEGAIERVSKVVDELAVTNTIPTPVSKISVVEDILAL; encoded by the coding sequence ATGAAAATAGTGCTGGGGAATGGAGCGTATCACATGGCGGAAGAAGTCAAGATGAAAGCGGGCAACTATAACAAAGAGGTATTAGACGTTGAGATAAAGAAGTTCCCCGATGGAGAAAAGTACGTGAGGGTTCTCGGAGAGGGGAAAGAAGCCATTGTTGTTCAGTCTACCTTTAACCCCCAAGATGAGCGCCTTATTGAGCTTCTCCTCCTAGGAGATGCCCTCAGAGAGAGGGGATTTGAACATCTTAAGGCAGTTGTGCCGTATTTGGCTTATTCAAGGCAGGACAGAGTAACTAAAGATGGAGAACCAATAAGCGTTAGAGCAGTTATGAAGGCGCTTGGTCTTTACTATGATGAACTCTACGTCTTTGACCTCCATAACCCCGAAACCCTGAAATACTTCCCTGGGAAGAGTGTTAACTTAAGCCCTGCCAGGGCTATAGCCGAGTACTTCAAGGAGAAGCTTGGTGATGGATTGGTTTTAGCTCCGGATAAGGGTGCGTTGGAGAGGGCAAAAGCCGTTGCAGAGCTTCTCAACTTGGAGTTTAGCTACTTCGAAAAGAAGCGTATCTCTCCAAGGGAAGTTCAGATGACTCCAGTGGAAGTTGATGTGAAAGGAAAGAATGTGCTTATAGTTGATGACATCATAAGTACTGGAGGAACAATGATAAAGGCAGCCAATATACTTAGGGAAATGGGGGCTGGAAAAATATTTGTTGTTGCAACCCACGGAGTCTTTGCTGAGGGGGCAATTGAAAGAGTTAGCAAGGTAGTTGATGAACTCGCTGTGACCAATACTATCCCAACTCCAGTTTCGAAAATAAGCGTTGTTGAGGATATTCTGGCGCTTTAA
- a CDS encoding magnesium-dependent phosphatase-1 produces the protein MKLLVLDLDGTLWDHQDASRLVPPFQRNGNEIIDAYGNKLRLFDGVLEFLEWAKDRFILSIASWNVKELVRPILEEFGIWEYFLFPKIEYHPNKADMILRTLKQLKSAGYEVSEIIYVDDRTIHLGDIKKRIPNLRFIHMWVDVKSFEELRELLEDCEVI, from the coding sequence GTGAAATTGTTAGTGCTAGATTTGGATGGCACATTATGGGATCATCAAGATGCTTCTCGGCTTGTTCCTCCATTTCAGAGGAATGGAAATGAGATAATCGATGCATACGGAAATAAGCTAAGATTATTTGATGGTGTGTTGGAGTTTCTGGAATGGGCAAAGGACAGGTTTATTTTGAGCATAGCAAGCTGGAACGTTAAGGAACTTGTGAGGCCAATTCTGGAGGAGTTTGGTATTTGGGAATATTTCCTCTTTCCAAAAATAGAATATCACCCAAACAAAGCAGATATGATACTTCGAACGTTGAAGCAGCTTAAAAGTGCAGGATATGAAGTGTCGGAAATTATTTATGTCGATGATAGAACAATTCACCTTGGAGATATAAAAAAGAGGATTCCAAATCTCAGATTTATACACATGTGGGTTGATGTAAAGAGCTTTGAGGAGCTTAGAGAGCTCTTAGAAGATTGTGAGGTGATATAA
- a CDS encoding DUF366 family protein, whose amino-acid sequence MELLVIGDRRIDYDGSAIKSHWAYRNFGILGNSIVVFRGRCDVKIEEMIDIEDLRQKKEIKSDDMVHYIVEVFDYPSTLMASALQKLFIAKLCELLGEYNIKTSRKGDDIYVNGKKLSISIATVSPVSVKIHIGINVEAKGIPKGVDAIGLKELGILDIAEFMEKSGKALAEEFTKVKKDSLKVRWAE is encoded by the coding sequence ATGGAACTTTTGGTTATAGGAGATAGAAGGATAGACTACGACGGCTCGGCAATAAAAAGCCACTGGGCTTACAGAAACTTTGGGATTCTGGGAAATTCCATAGTGGTTTTTAGAGGCAGATGTGACGTAAAAATTGAAGAAATGATTGATATTGAAGATCTCCGGCAGAAAAAGGAAATTAAAAGCGACGACATGGTTCATTATATAGTAGAGGTTTTTGATTATCCAAGCACTCTCATGGCATCTGCTCTTCAAAAACTCTTCATAGCAAAGCTTTGTGAACTGTTGGGAGAATACAACATAAAAACTTCCAGAAAGGGAGATGACATTTACGTAAATGGCAAGAAGCTCAGCATCTCAATAGCCACGGTTTCACCAGTTAGCGTAAAAATACATATTGGAATAAACGTTGAGGCAAAAGGTATCCCGAAAGGGGTCGATGCAATTGGACTTAAAGAGCTTGGAATACTTGATATTGCAGAGTTCATGGAAAAGAGCGGAAAGGCTCTAGCTGAAGAGTTCACTAAAGTGAAGAAAGACAGCCTCAAGGTGAGGTGGGCCGAATAA
- a CDS encoding diacylglycerol/polyprenol kinase family protein, whose amino-acid sequence MFPTWLPYAGIAAGIIIIAIGFTKMLGEEYAWVNRKIIHFSITPAIILYYTEKIPREVFAPAAFAFALAQLIPHLKREELPWYQINRNYGEVFFALSASFVVAFLPKEYATAVLLVMAISDGITGILRFYYFRKNGYNVKLKKHWSGSLGYFLTAFLIASSVLPEKSFAIKLIWSGILTLAEYQKFLDDNLAVPLVAAFLYPVV is encoded by the coding sequence ATGTTCCCTACATGGTTACCCTATGCCGGCATTGCAGCCGGGATTATCATAATTGCGATAGGATTTACAAAAATGCTCGGAGAGGAATACGCTTGGGTTAATAGAAAGATAATCCACTTCAGCATTACACCCGCAATAATACTTTACTATACTGAAAAAATTCCAAGGGAGGTCTTCGCTCCAGCTGCTTTTGCCTTTGCGTTGGCTCAATTAATACCCCATCTAAAGAGAGAGGAACTCCCCTGGTACCAAATAAATAGAAATTACGGGGAGGTATTCTTTGCCCTTTCTGCTTCCTTCGTAGTTGCTTTTCTCCCAAAAGAGTATGCCACTGCGGTATTGCTAGTTATGGCAATAAGTGATGGCATTACTGGTATTTTGAGGTTTTATTACTTCAGGAAAAATGGATACAACGTGAAACTTAAAAAACACTGGAGCGGTAGTCTAGGATACTTTTTGACAGCCTTTTTAATAGCATCTTCAGTTCTTCCGGAAAAGTCCTTTGCAATAAAACTGATATGGAGTGGGATATTAACCCTCGCAGAATACCAGAAATTTCTCGACGACAATTTAGCGGTTCCATTAGTGGCTGCTTTCCTTTATCCAGTAGTCTAG
- the lysS gene encoding lysine--tRNA ligase — protein MVHWADYMAEKIIKERGEKEEYVVESGITPSGYVHIGNFRELFTAYIVGHALRDKGKKVRHIHMWDDYDRFRKVPKNVPKEWSEYLTMPVSEVPDPWECHNSYADHFMNLFEEEVEKLGIEVDFLRASKLYKSGEYANEIRLALEKRKEIMEILNKFRDTAKQPHLPNEWQPVQIYCPNCRKEADFVEWDGEWKVKYKCPHCESEGIVDIREGNVKLRWRVDWPMRWAHFKVDFEPAGKDHLAAGGSYDTGKEIVEKIFGWKAPMTLMYEFVGIKGQKGKMSGSKGNVILLSDLYEVLEPGVIRFIYARHRPNKEIKIDLGLGLLNLYDEFDRVERLYFGLEGAKNPEEAEELKRTYELSMPSIPNRLAAQAPFRFLVVLVQMPHLNEERIVEILKEQGHVPAQLNDEDLNRIRLRILLAKNWVEKYAPDDVKFEIQEKVPSIEVSEGIKDALMEVAEWLESREKFTVDEFNSVIFNAAKKRNIPSKKYFKVLYNLFIGKDRGPRLAPFLASLDREFVIKRLRLEG, from the coding sequence ATGGTTCATTGGGCTGATTATATGGCTGAAAAAATCATCAAAGAGAGAGGAGAGAAAGAAGAGTATGTGGTGGAAAGCGGAATAACGCCGAGTGGTTACGTTCATATAGGGAACTTTAGGGAGCTTTTTACGGCTTATATTGTCGGACACGCGTTGAGAGATAAAGGAAAGAAGGTTAGGCATATTCACATGTGGGATGATTACGATCGTTTCAGAAAGGTGCCAAAAAACGTCCCCAAGGAATGGAGCGAATACTTAACGATGCCCGTTAGTGAGGTTCCAGATCCGTGGGAATGCCACAACAGCTATGCAGATCATTTCATGAACCTCTTTGAAGAAGAAGTTGAAAAGCTCGGGATTGAGGTTGATTTCCTTAGGGCAAGCAAACTCTACAAAAGCGGGGAATATGCAAATGAGATTAGACTAGCTCTTGAAAAAAGAAAGGAAATAATGGAAATTTTAAACAAGTTTAGGGATACGGCAAAACAGCCTCATTTGCCTAATGAGTGGCAACCAGTACAGATTTACTGCCCAAACTGTAGGAAAGAAGCTGATTTTGTGGAGTGGGATGGAGAGTGGAAGGTTAAGTACAAATGCCCCCATTGTGAAAGCGAGGGAATAGTGGATATAAGAGAGGGCAACGTAAAGCTTCGCTGGCGTGTTGATTGGCCAATGAGATGGGCACACTTTAAGGTGGATTTTGAGCCAGCGGGCAAGGACCATCTCGCTGCAGGGGGTTCCTACGACACCGGAAAGGAGATCGTGGAGAAAATCTTTGGATGGAAGGCACCAATGACGCTTATGTACGAGTTTGTTGGTATAAAAGGTCAGAAGGGCAAGATGAGTGGCAGTAAAGGGAACGTTATTCTCCTAAGCGATCTCTACGAAGTTCTTGAGCCTGGTGTTATCAGGTTCATCTACGCAAGGCATAGACCGAATAAAGAGATCAAGATTGATTTGGGTTTGGGCTTGTTGAATCTCTATGACGAATTTGATAGGGTTGAGAGGCTGTACTTTGGCCTAGAGGGGGCTAAAAATCCCGAAGAGGCTGAAGAGCTTAAGAGGACCTATGAACTTTCGATGCCCTCTATACCAAACCGTTTGGCGGCTCAGGCTCCCTTTAGGTTTCTTGTAGTCCTTGTTCAAATGCCTCATTTAAATGAAGAAAGAATAGTGGAAATACTTAAAGAACAGGGTCATGTTCCAGCTCAGCTAAATGATGAAGATTTGAATAGAATTAGGCTCAGAATACTCCTTGCCAAGAACTGGGTCGAAAAATACGCTCCCGATGATGTCAAATTTGAGATTCAGGAAAAAGTCCCATCAATTGAGGTGAGTGAAGGGATAAAAGATGCTCTCATGGAAGTTGCGGAGTGGCTTGAGAGCAGAGAAAAATTCACCGTCGATGAGTTCAATTCGGTTATATTCAATGCTGCCAAAAAGAGAAACATCCCGAGCAAGAAGTACTTTAAGGTTCTCTACAACCTCTTCATAGGGAAAGACAGGGGACCGAGACTCGCTCCATTTCTAGCTTCACTCGACAGGGAATTCGTCATAAAGAGGCTTAGGCTTGAGGGCTGA
- a CDS encoding class I SAM-dependent methyltransferase, whose protein sequence is MGFKEYYRAFKAYTDIYSKEYQRRIEELKPHLLRFMKRKGKVLDLACGVGGFSFLLEDHGFEVMGLDIDEEMIKKATEYAEEKNSKVKFIVGDARELSFEDETFDYVLFLGNTTVHFLPKDLSEVFKEVKRVLKKDGVFLMNFVDMRGLLPRIRMGTIVGEEYWISKVTIDEEEKTALIEYKSERDSFRVRFVIWGKTAVELLAKLYFIPIESVKLDEVSYLNVYKK, encoded by the coding sequence ATGGGCTTTAAAGAGTATTACCGCGCATTTAAGGCTTACACCGATATATACTCAAAAGAATACCAGAGAAGAATAGAGGAGCTTAAGCCTCATTTGCTCAGGTTTATGAAGCGAAAAGGAAAGGTCTTGGACTTAGCATGCGGCGTCGGAGGGTTTTCCTTCCTTCTTGAGGATCATGGCTTTGAGGTCATGGGGCTTGATATAGATGAAGAGATGATTAAAAAAGCCACAGAATACGCGGAAGAAAAGAATTCCAAGGTAAAATTTATAGTGGGAGATGCAAGAGAGCTATCCTTTGAAGATGAAACTTTTGATTACGTTCTCTTTCTCGGAAACACAACCGTCCACTTTTTGCCCAAAGACCTAAGTGAAGTTTTTAAAGAAGTTAAAAGAGTACTTAAAAAGGATGGGGTGTTTTTGATGAATTTCGTGGACATGAGGGGACTTCTTCCAAGAATCCGAATGGGAACCATAGTTGGCGAAGAGTACTGGATAAGCAAGGTGACGATTGACGAAGAAGAAAAAACCGCCCTAATAGAGTATAAAAGTGAGAGAGATTCTTTCAGGGTGAGGTTTGTAATATGGGGAAAAACTGCCGTAGAATTGCTTGCAAAACTGTATTTCATCCCTATAGAAAGCGTTAAGCTCGACGAGGTATCCTACCTGAATGTGTATAAAAAATAA
- a CDS encoding indolepyruvate oxidoreductase subunit beta, protein MEFNLIITGVGGQGGLTLSRIIGNAAMKEGYNVRIGETLGMSQRYGSVLSYLRFGEEVYSPLIEEGNADLMLALEPAEALRNARFLSGKSYAIINAYPIHTATTLVGKEKYPSLEEIRNALSKICTVEMENFQEEADKINSRTLGVLMLGFAYGKGLIPLKKESILNGIQETLKPKLWEINIKALERGIELAK, encoded by the coding sequence ATGGAGTTCAACTTAATAATAACGGGAGTCGGGGGACAGGGAGGACTTACACTTTCAAGAATTATCGGGAATGCTGCAATGAAAGAGGGATATAACGTTAGGATAGGGGAAACTCTGGGAATGAGTCAGCGCTATGGTAGTGTACTCAGCTATCTTAGGTTTGGGGAAGAAGTTTACTCCCCGCTCATTGAAGAAGGCAATGCTGATCTGATGCTCGCCCTCGAACCGGCTGAAGCGCTGAGAAATGCGAGATTCCTAAGCGGCAAAAGTTATGCTATAATAAATGCTTACCCAATTCATACGGCTACAACCCTGGTTGGAAAGGAGAAATATCCAAGCCTTGAGGAAATACGCAATGCTCTTTCAAAAATATGCACCGTTGAAATGGAGAACTTCCAAGAGGAAGCAGATAAAATAAACTCCCGTACTCTGGGAGTGCTTATGCTGGGGTTTGCTTATGGGAAAGGTTTGATCCCATTGAAGAAGGAGAGCATCTTAAATGGAATTCAAGAGACATTAAAACCGAAACTCTGGGAGATTAACATCAAAGCCCTTGAAAGAGGAATAGAGCTTGCCAAATAG
- a CDS encoding metal-dependent transcriptional regulator has translation MEITKREEEYLETMYILQKNKGVIRVKDISKKLGVRPPSVVDALKKLSEKGLIKYEKYDRILLTEKGLKIAKETYQKHVLLMKFFTEILGVPPEIAEEDACQFEHYVHEITAERMKEFAQYIQEHCPYVLKQFLKEHIEKEEAKGSEESSQVSKVANED, from the coding sequence GTGGAGATAACTAAGAGAGAGGAAGAGTATCTCGAGACTATGTACATACTCCAAAAAAACAAGGGGGTAATCAGAGTAAAGGACATCTCAAAAAAGCTGGGTGTTAGGCCTCCGAGTGTAGTAGATGCCTTAAAAAAGTTGAGTGAAAAAGGGCTGATAAAATATGAGAAGTACGATAGGATTCTTTTAACTGAAAAGGGGCTTAAAATAGCTAAAGAGACTTACCAGAAGCACGTACTCTTGATGAAATTTTTCACCGAGATCCTTGGAGTTCCCCCTGAAATAGCGGAGGAAGATGCGTGTCAGTTCGAGCATTATGTTCACGAGATTACGGCTGAGAGAATGAAAGAATTCGCCCAGTACATACAAGAACACTGTCCATATGTTCTCAAGCAGTTTCTTAAAGAACACATAGAAAAAGAAGAAGCAAAAGGCTCAGAGGAGTCCTCCCAAGTAAGCAAAGTAGCCAATGAAGATTAA